The Procambarus clarkii isolate CNS0578487 chromosome 76, FALCON_Pclarkii_2.0, whole genome shotgun sequence genome includes a window with the following:
- the LOC138357151 gene encoding GRB10-interacting GYF protein 2-like gives MDKVQAFVESGKPEDLEGCTREELKQIVGKCGIRVKASKVAGMKDEILRQLRAKSEAAEQGAQKGAEVERRTMALEQGETVPTGKVEVRTSDENEVGKEKEKTRIRELELEQEKEKEKTRLEVEKVKTRLEVEKEKERTKQMQIEANRTLAE, from the exons atggataaggtgcaagcgtttgtggagtcaggtaaGCCTGAGGATTTGGAAGGTTGCACCAGGGAAGAGTTGAAACAAATAGTgggaaaatgtggcatcagggtgaaggcatctaaagtagctgggatgaaggatgagatcctgaggcagttgagagccaagagtgaagcggcagaacagggagcccagaaaggagctgaagtgGAAAGGAGGACGATGG CGTTagaacaaggagagacagttccaaccGGAAAGGTTGAAGTTAGAACTTCAGATGAAAATGAAGTagggaaagaaaaagagaaaaccagaataagggaactggagttggaacaggagaaggaaaaagagaaaaccagactagaGGTAGAAAAAgtgaaaaccagactggaggtggagaaagaaaaagagcgaacaaaacaaatgcagatagaagcgaatagaaccttggctgagtaa